A window of Oncorhynchus tshawytscha isolate Ot180627B unplaced genomic scaffold, Otsh_v2.0 Un_contig_11018_pilon_pilon, whole genome shotgun sequence genomic DNA:
GGCATTATTTATGTGCAATGCAACAAGCCCCTTGCAAAAGTATTTCTTTCAATACACTGTTAATCCTAATTAATGTTGAATCCTGCATTATGATAAAATACTTTgttcctctgtctgtttcttacCCTATATCTGTTCATTTTCTTACAGGAGAGATCCCCAACCCAGACTCGGTCAACGAGCCCAGTTCCACAGCATCAAGACTGCCTGGTTGTGGGAGTTACCCCTGTCCTCAATGTGAGAAGTGTTTCAGTCGAGCAGGAGACCTGAAGACTCATCAGAGATCGCACAGTGGAGAGAAGCCTACCTGTATTTTCAATGTGATTGTCAAAGAGGAGGACGGTGACTGTACTCTCAATGTGAttgtcaaagaggaggaggatgagaaggaaaagagaggagtTGAGGAAGAGAAGGAAACTAGTGGTATAGTTGACCCAGATACATCAAGACTTCGTGGTCGTTACCCCTGTCCtcaatgtggaaagagtttcaGTTCCTCAGGTAATCTAAAGAATCATCAAAGAGTTCACAAtggagagaaaccttaccactgctcccaatgtGAAAAAGGTTTCAGTCGAGCAGGAGACCTGAAGACTCATCAGAGATCGCACAGTGGAGAGAAGCCTCACCACTGCTCTCTTTGTGGGAAGTATTTCAGTCGAGCAGGAGACCTGAAGACTCATCAGAGATCGCACAGTGGAGAGAAGTCTGCCAGTACTTTCAATGTGAttgtcaaagaggaggaggatgaaaagGAAATTGATGAGACGGTAAAGAGAGAAGTTAAGGAAGAGCAGGAACCTAGTGGTCTAGTTGACCCAGATACATCAAGACTATCTGGTCGTGGTCGATTCCCCTGtcatcagtgtgggaagagtttccgTTCCTCAGGTAAACTAAAGAATCATCAAAGAGTACACACTCGAGAGAAACCATTTCACTGTGCCACATGTGGGAAGAGTTTCCGTGAAAAATTCAACCTCACGAGACATGAGAAGGTACATAGTGGGGAGAAGCCATATCACTGCACCCAgtgtgggaaaagcttcaatcGTTCTGGAAGTCTTAAGGAACATCAAAGAGTacatacaggggagaagccttaccactgctctctTTGTCAGAAGAGTTTTAGTCAGCCAGGAAACCTTAAGAAACATCAGAGAATacatacaggggagaagccttaccgtTGCTCTCTGTGTGGAAATAGTTTTTGTTTTGCTGGAAACCTAAAGAATCATCAGAGATCACActgtggagagaagccttaccgcTGCTCTCAGTGTGGGGAGGGATTCCCTCAACTAAAAAGTCTTAAAAGTCATCAGAAAATACATATTGGAGAGACGTCTCCCTCTACTTTCAATGTGATTGTCAAAGAGGAGGATGGTGACTGTACTTTCAATGTGATTGtcaaagaagaggaggatgggaaGAAAATTAGAGAAGTTGAAgaggacaacaacaacagtggTGTAGTTGACCCAGATACATCAAGATTGCCTGATCGGGGTCGTTACCCCTGTCCTCAATGTGGAAAGATTTTCAGTTCCTCAAGTAATCTTAAGAATCATCAAAgagtacacactggagagaaacctttccTCTGCTCCCAATGTGGGAGGAGTTTCAGTGAGAAAGTAAACCTTAAGAGACACGAAAGAGTACAtagtggagagaagccttaccactgcaccacatgtgggaagagcttcaatcaTTCAGGAAGTCTTAGAGATCATCAGAGAATTCATACAGGGAGAAACCTTACCACTGCTCACTTTGCGGAAATAATTTTCGCTTTGCAGGAGACCTAAAGAATCATCAGAGATCACAcagtggagagaagccttaccaatgTGCTCGGTGTGGAGAGGGATTCACTCAGCTAAGAAGTCTAAGAAGTCATGAGAGAATATCCATTGGAGGGAAGCCTGCCTGTGCTTTCAATGTGATTGTCCAAGAAGAGAGAGaagttgagggagaggagagtgatgtGAAATAAACGTGAAGTGAGGATATATAAGCTAACTATAGGTATTGATATTCACACCTATCCTTGCAATGGTGTCATGGACTGCACCATTTAGGGCTATCTTCTTTTACTTCTGAGTGAATTGGAAGTTCACAAATGAACTCAACTTGAATACCACCACCGCCTAATGTGCTAGAGTGTATAAATCtgacctttattttgacagggagtcattactgagaccgaggtctcttTTCCAGATGAGGCCTGTATAGCACCACAATACACATTAATACACAATAAACACATGCAACTACCCATTCATAAACAGAATATACACAGTGTTATACACAACATGACACAAAGTAAAACACAAtcataaaaaaacagacattcTTTCGCAACAAGGTCCCATAACAACTGTCTGAaatgccctagaggcaccaattCCTCCAATTTTAAAATGCATTGTAGATTATTCGACACACGCACGGCACAAGGAAACCAAATGCTGATCTACCGAACTCTGTAGACACCAATGGAGTCTCTAGAGTTAACCAACCCCATGAACGGGGTTTGAGTTTTAAAAAAGGGTTTTCCTGCACAACTGTAAAATCAGACTGTAGCctttgtcacagccaggtcagcagtcgGGGTAATTCCGTAACGTAATAGTGTCATCCGTATTTAGATGAGATCGAGACAAGATCGTTAACAACTATAGTGgttgctgtaatagtgctattcccaggcctaaagcctgattggtttacgttaacaatacatgtctcattgtaaaccaggctgtaatagtgctattcccaggcctaaagcctgattggtttacgttaacaatacatgtctcattgtaaaccaggctgtaatagtgctattcccaggcctaaagcctgattggtttacgttaacaatacatgtctcattgtaaaccaggctgtaatagtgctattcccaggcctaaagcctgattggtttacgttaacaatacatgtctcattgtaaaccaggctgtaatagtgctattcccaggcctaaagcctgattggtttacgttaacaatacatgtctcattgtaaaccaggctgtaatagtgctattcccaggcctaaagcctgattggtttacgttaacaatacatgtctcattgtaaaccaggctgtaata
This region includes:
- the LOC112242185 gene encoding zinc finger protein 2-like, producing the protein MSEPGSGCGVPAQRSSQQGPELLSVNLGYCSQTVELNVIVKEEGEEREINEREEDRASVDSGEIPNPDSVNEPSSTASRLPGCGSYPCPQCEKCFSRAGDLKTHQRSHSGEKPTCIFNVIVKEEDGDCTLNVIVKEEEDEKEKRGVEEEKETSGIVDPDTSRLRGRYPCPQCGKSFSSSGNLKNHQRVHNGEKPYHCSQCEKGFSRAGDLKTHQRSHSGEKPHHCSLCGKYFSRAGDLKTHQRSHSGEKSASTFNVIVKEEEDEKEIDETVKREVKEEQEPSGLVDPDTSRLSGRGRFPCHQCGKSFRSSGKLKNHQRVHTREKPFHCATCGKSFREKFNLTRHEKVHSGEKPYHCTQCGKSFNRSGSLKEHQRVHTGEKPYHCSLCQKSFSQPGNLKKHQRIHTGEKPYRCSLCGNSFCFAGNLKNHQRSHCGEKPYRCSQCGEGFPQLKSLKSHQKIHIGETSPSTFNVIVKEEDGDCTFNVIVKEEEDGKKIREVEEDNNNSGVVDPDTSRLPDRGRYPCPQCGKIFSSSSNLKNHQRVHTGEKPFLCSQCGRSFSEKVNLKRHERVHSGEKPYHCTTCGKSFNHSGSLRDHQRIHTGRNLTTAHFAEIIFALQET